The proteins below come from a single Pyramidobacter porci genomic window:
- a CDS encoding Tex family protein, producing the protein MADYTGRIAQELKLPVSGVGAVAELLAEGCTVPFIARYRKEKTGSLDEVAITAIRDGLARIEELEKRREAILGSLTERGILTEDLKKTIDAAATVTALEDAYLPFRPKRRTRALVAREAGLQPLADALLEQKGRDPRELAASYVNEKKGIADADAALAGARDIIAENVSENPSVRQDMRVIFVRFGVCTSSVVEKKKEEPEAATYADYFDWKEPLLRVPSHRLLAVMRGEKEGYLSFSIRPEEKLALEKLYARYVTGSGEDSRQVEAAVTDGYRRLLAPSMETEARSTLKKRADADAIAIFARNLRELLMASPFGARPLVAIDPGVRTGCKVVCLDSKGDLLHHTVIFIQRSDAQYVQAGATIRALVARFKPDAVAVGNGTASRETEEFLRGLDLDIPIIVVSESGASVYSASELARKEFPDQDVTVRGAVSIGRRLMDPLAELVKIDPKSIGVGQYQHDVDQKQLKNALDDTVISCVNAVGVDLNTASAKLLSYVSGLTPSLADNVVKFRESEGPFRRRQDVLKVPRLGPKAYQQAAGFLRIRGAENPLDASAVHPENYGIVDAIAADQNCTVADLIAAKDLRGKIDLNRYVTDEVGLPTLEDILSELEKPGRDPRSALEIFSFDPNVRELTDLEPGMKLPGIVSNVTAFGAFVNIGVHQDGLVHVSQMGRYVKDISSVLHPGMAVEVYVLDVDVKRRRISLRMELGKKNAREKSAVK; encoded by the coding sequence ATGGCCGATTACACAGGGCGTATCGCCCAGGAATTGAAACTTCCCGTCAGCGGCGTCGGCGCCGTCGCCGAACTTCTCGCGGAAGGGTGCACAGTCCCTTTCATTGCCCGCTATCGCAAGGAGAAAACCGGTTCCCTCGACGAAGTCGCGATCACCGCGATCCGCGACGGGCTGGCCCGAATCGAAGAACTCGAAAAACGGCGCGAGGCGATTCTGGGGTCGCTGACCGAGCGCGGCATCCTTACGGAAGATCTGAAAAAGACGATCGATGCCGCTGCGACGGTGACCGCGCTGGAAGACGCCTATCTTCCTTTCCGTCCCAAGCGCCGGACGCGCGCGCTGGTCGCCCGTGAAGCAGGGCTCCAGCCGCTGGCCGACGCTCTGCTGGAACAAAAGGGACGCGACCCGCGGGAACTGGCCGCAAGCTACGTGAACGAGAAAAAAGGAATCGCCGACGCCGACGCCGCTCTGGCCGGCGCGCGCGACATCATCGCCGAAAACGTCAGCGAAAATCCGTCGGTCCGTCAGGACATGCGCGTGATCTTTGTCCGCTTCGGCGTCTGCACCTCCTCGGTCGTCGAAAAAAAGAAAGAGGAACCGGAAGCGGCGACGTACGCCGATTATTTCGACTGGAAAGAGCCGCTCCTGCGCGTTCCTTCCCATCGCCTGCTGGCGGTGATGCGCGGAGAGAAGGAAGGCTACCTCTCCTTTTCGATCCGCCCCGAGGAAAAGCTGGCGCTGGAAAAACTTTACGCGCGTTACGTCACGGGAAGCGGCGAAGATTCCCGGCAAGTCGAAGCGGCCGTCACCGACGGCTATCGCCGCCTGCTGGCGCCTTCCATGGAAACGGAAGCCCGCAGCACGCTGAAAAAACGCGCCGACGCCGACGCCATCGCCATTTTCGCCCGCAATCTCCGCGAGCTGCTGATGGCTTCGCCTTTCGGCGCCCGTCCCCTCGTGGCCATCGACCCGGGGGTCAGGACGGGCTGCAAGGTCGTCTGCCTCGACTCCAAAGGCGATCTGCTGCACCACACGGTCATTTTCATCCAGCGCTCCGACGCCCAGTACGTCCAGGCCGGCGCAACCATCCGCGCGCTGGTAGCGCGGTTCAAGCCCGACGCGGTCGCCGTCGGCAACGGCACGGCCAGCCGGGAAACGGAAGAGTTCCTGCGCGGTCTTGACCTGGACATCCCCATTATCGTCGTCAGCGAAAGCGGCGCCTCAGTCTATTCGGCTTCGGAACTGGCCCGCAAGGAATTTCCCGATCAGGACGTGACGGTTCGCGGCGCGGTTTCGATCGGACGGCGCCTCATGGATCCGCTGGCGGAACTCGTGAAGATCGATCCCAAATCGATCGGCGTCGGCCAGTATCAGCATGACGTCGATCAAAAGCAACTCAAAAACGCCCTGGACGACACCGTCATCTCATGCGTCAACGCCGTCGGCGTCGATCTGAACACCGCCAGCGCCAAACTGCTGTCCTACGTTTCCGGGCTGACGCCGTCGCTGGCCGACAACGTCGTGAAATTCCGCGAAAGCGAGGGGCCCTTCAGGCGGCGCCAGGACGTGCTGAAAGTTCCCCGTCTGGGGCCCAAAGCTTATCAGCAGGCCGCCGGCTTTTTGCGCATCCGCGGCGCCGAGAATCCTCTCGACGCCAGCGCGGTCCATCCCGAAAATTACGGCATCGTCGACGCTATCGCCGCGGATCAGAACTGCACCGTCGCCGACCTGATCGCCGCCAAAGACCTGCGCGGCAAAATCGACTTGAATCGCTACGTCACCGACGAGGTCGGCCTGCCCACGCTCGAGGACATCCTCTCCGAACTGGAAAAGCCCGGGCGCGACCCCCGCAGCGCGTTGGAGATCTTTTCCTTCGATCCCAACGTGCGCGAACTGACCGACCTCGAGCCGGGCATGAAACTGCCGGGCATCGTCTCCAACGTCACGGCCTTCGGCGCGTTCGTCAACATCGGCGTGCATCAGGACGGGCTCGTCCACGTCAGCCAGATGGGGCGTTACGTGAAGGACATTTCCAGCGTGCTTCATCCCGGCATGGCGGTGGAAGTCTACGTCCTCGACGTGGACGTCAAGCGGCGCAGGATCTCTCTGCGCATGGAACTCGGCAAAAAAAACGCCCGCGAAAAAAGCGCGGTCAAATAA
- a CDS encoding YbjQ family protein — translation MDKKEIALSTGAVPPPGVAELGLVTGSCVISTSILGDALATLRNMSVGGELKQYTELLRMSTEKAIARLGEKACERGADGVYAIQFMAPQVAGGAAEVVAVGTAYKFNDK, via the coding sequence ATGGATAAAAAAGAGATCGCTCTTTCCACGGGGGCCGTCCCCCCGCCGGGCGTCGCGGAGCTCGGGCTGGTGACCGGCAGCTGCGTGATCAGCACCTCGATCCTGGGCGATGCCCTGGCCACCCTCAGGAACATGTCGGTGGGCGGCGAGCTGAAACAATACACCGAGCTGCTGCGGATGAGCACCGAAAAAGCCATCGCGCGGCTCGGTGAAAAAGCTTGCGAGAGAGGGGCCGACGGGGTTTACGCGATCCAGTTCATGGCGCCTCAGGTCGCCGGCGGCGCCGCCGAAGTCGTTGCAGTCGGCACCGCTTATAAATTCAATGACAAATAA